The following nucleotide sequence is from Alteromonas sp. V450.
GTTTTTGGACAGTGCGGATATTGCGCTCTATGACTATCACAAGCTACTTAACAGAATTGGCTTCGATTTTATATGGGGCACGCACCAATTGCCTAGTGATGGACTCAAGGCCGACTATAGGCTTTGGAACATGGTTGAACCTGTTGCGAATGCGGCGAAAAGTGGGCCTTTTTTTCTTCACATCATCAATGACCAGTCTCACATACCTTACGAGACAATAGACAAAAAAACGTTCAATCGTCACAAATCGCGTGATGCGAAGTCACAATACATGAATGCTGTGGAAGAGGCGGACTTCATTATTGACGAGTTCCTGAATAGACTTGCTGAGAAGATAGATTTATCAAATACAATATTAGTGTTTACCGGTGATCATGGTGAATCATTTGGTGAGTATGGCTATAGTTTTCACAGCAATTCTGTGATCCTCCCTCAAATGCATGTTCCCTTGTTTATGCGTCACCCGAAATTAAGTAAGAAGGTCATTGAACATTCATGCCATTTCGATTTATTTCCCACATTTTTTGATTTATTGGGCATCGGTGCTGATCACCCCCATCTTGGTGCATCCCTGTTAAATGATGATAGGGCTTTCGCCTACTTCTTTCACTCCGCAACACTGAAGGGAAATACACCCGCTAATTTTGGTTTCTTAAATGATGAAGAGTTGCTGTGGGTTGACCGATTGTTTAATCAAGTTAAACGCGTGCAGAAAGGGCAAAGTAAAACGGTAGTGCAAAAAGAAGAGCAAGAATACATATCATCGTTATTGCACCGAATGTTGATTGAGCGGTCATTAGCATTATGAGGGGAGCATTGAGTATTTTTGCAAGCTTCCCATGGACCACTGACTTAGCCTTGAAGGACGTTTTTGACGACTACTTCTTACCAGTGAACCTGCTAATTAATGAGAAACAATGATGGAAAAGATGCAACCTTTGAATTTAGTTTTCTGTATTGATGATAAATTTGCAGTTCACCTTGCAGCACTTATGCGAAGTATACTTTCAAATACTGATAGCCAAATAAGTTGGCATATCTTTTATGCAGCGCTTTCGAGCGCCAATCAGATGAAGCTTACACAAACTTCTGGCAATGGAAATCATATAAAATTCTATCAAATTGAAGACGAAACTTTCTCAAGTGCGCAGATTAGTAAAGACTTTTCCGACCGACTTTCAGTAGTAACGTATTTTAGGCTTCTTATCCCGCAAATATTAGCCTCTATCAACACCAAAGTGTTGTTTTTGGATGCAGATATGATTGTGAATGCCGATGTCAGCGACCTGTTCGCGATTGATCTAGAAGACAACGCCGCCGGAGTGGTAGTTGACTCCCTAGTCGCTAAAGGTTCTCACAGCCAAACGCTAGGATTGAAATCACACAGCTATTTCAATGCTGGAATGCTACTGATTGACCTGCCTATGTGGAGGAGTAAACAGATAACAGAAACCGCAATGCGTATGGTCGATAATGGTACCGATTATAAATTTAATGATCAGGATATTCTCAATATAACGCTAGACAGTAACGTGATGGTGTTAGACGGCGCATGGAATATCCAACAGTCTTGCCTTGAAGCGCTTAGCAAAGAAAGTGAAGTGAAGATTGTTCATTTCAACGGCGCAGAAAAACCTTGGCAGCACTCCTCAATTCATCCTTTTACACACCTTTATCGCAAATACAAAAGTGAAACTGTGTTTGCTGATGTTGAATTAGAACATTATCTCGACGAGCATGATCATGCGCTAATAAAGAAAGTCCAAGATAAGAATATCAGACACTTATATATATATGGCGCCGGGCAAAAAGGGCGCAGAGTTGCGCGGTATTTACAGCACTTTTTTTCTGACATTCACATCGAAGGCATGCTAGATAAGTCACCAAAGATAGATACGTTTTTTAAGATTCCAGTGCTGGCATCAGATATCAGTTTAAAAAATATACCGGTTATCGTGGCATCTGCTGCGTTTGAAAAAGAGATAGTCGCACTACTGGGCCAAAAGAAGGTCCCTGAATCAAATATTATTTCAATCACGGATCAGTAAAGAACAAAATTTTAGCCATGAATAATACACCTACCGTTTCTATTATTGTCCCATGCTACAACCATGCTCGTTTTTTACCCGAGAGGTTGCGCTCTATTAAGGAGCAAACCTTCACTGATTTTGAAGTGATCTTACTTGATGATGCAAGTTCTGATGATAGCCAAGCGATAATGAAAGCGTTTGCAAACCATGAAGCCAGGGTCACTGCTATTGATTTTAATGTCGAAAATGGTGGATGTGTTAACGATCAATGGATAAAAGGCGTAAATTTGGCAAAAGGAGAGTTTGTCTGGATTGCCGAAAGTGACGACATATCAAGTGTTACATTTTTAGAAACGCTGTTAGCGCAATTTAAACACCATCAAGACATAGCGATGGCGTATAGTGATTCATGGATCGTAAATGAACAAAGTAAGCCGCTCTATCGCCATGATTACACAGCCGACTTTTATAATACGCTTTGGAAGCGAGATTTTGTTATCGATGGTGCAACCCTCATTAAAGACTATTTGGTTTTCAAAAATGTAATTCCGAATGTGAGTGCTGTGCTTTTTAAAAAGCAACACCTAAAGGCTGCATTGAAGAAAAGTACCATGAAGTATTGTGGTGACTGGATGTGCTATATACGAATACTGGCTGACGCATCGGTTGCTTATGTCCATGAACCGCTTAACCTTTTCAGAGCACATTCCCAATCAACAAGGTGGCACAATGAGCAGAGCTACAAACGTGCATTGCTAGAAAAAAGAATGATCTTAAAAGAGATAAAAAAAATGGCGCTACCAGAGAGTGGGCCAAATATTCTCAAGTCATTGAAAACACTGTTTAACAATCGCCATAAATTTAAGCGCATTAGTAAACTTTATACGCGGGTAAAAAGGGAATTAACGCCTCAAGATAACGTTGCGCTATACGGATGCAACGATGTGAGTGAATATCTCGTTGTTGATCTCTCTTTATTCATAAATTTTTCGGTCATTTTTGATAGTGATGTGAAAAAGCAAGGGTCAACAAAAGGTGGCGTAGCGGTGACAAAATTAAATGGCAACTCGCTAAACAATGTTGATGCTGTAATTATTTGCTCATTTGCGTACGCAGATGAAATGAGAGCGTCGCTAGAAAAGTTAGCGTTTAAAGGAGCGATCATTACGCTTTGAGGCGCTGCGACAAGATTATTATTTTATTTTTCACCGCCCAATGATGTGGCTAAAAATCAAGGTTATTTGATGTCTAAAAATCAATTAGTGCTAGTACTAGGAATGCACAGATCGGGAACTAGCTTAGTCACCAGCATGGTAGAGTCTAATGGTTTCTTTTGTGGTAAGCACCCCATGCAACCCAGTCGAGACAATCCAAATGGCTATTGGGAGGATGACCACGTTGTCGACATCAATAATAGGCTGTTAGCCTCGTTGGGGTATTACTGGTTCTCACTGGTTTGGTTAGACTTACCTACCTTACAGCAAAGTACTGAGTATAAAAGCCTTAGGGACATGGCCGTTAATTACATTAATGAACTCCTCGAAGAGAGCAATAAATTGGTGCTCAAAGACCCAAGGTTTTGCATTTTACTCCCGTTCTGGTTCGATGTTTTATCTTCACTTGATTTGGATGTAAAAGTTGTTTTAGTTAAAAGGGACTTTATATCCACAGCGAGCTCTTTAGTTAAAAGAGACCATTTTGATTTTGAGTACGCCGCACAACTTATCTATTTACATTGGTCTGCGGTTGTCGCGTTTTTACCTGAAAGCATTGAGCGTATTCTCGTGACATATGAAGACATTAGCCACAATGAACTGGGCGTACGTCATAAGTTGAAAGACTTTTGCGGTGTAAAAACGCTTATTAACGATACGTTGTTTCAAAAGGAACTAGAGCATAACGTGGGCGTTCAAAAAATAGAGTGTGGGTTTTGTTGGCAGCAAGACATGTTGAGAAATTTTCCTGATAGCCGCCCAGATAAAGAAAAAATAGCATCACTTCATGCATATTATCATGCGCTGAATGTTGCTTATTTCCAGCCATTACATCGAACTTATATTATTAATGAAATAAAAAACATTGCCGATAGCTTAAAGGGCAAGCGGGTGATTTTATACGGTGCAAGTGAGCTAACTTCTATTTTAATAGGGCAGCTTTCAGAGACGATAGTATTGTCAGTTGATTATGCAGCATCTGATACGGTAAGTATCGACAAATATGGAACGAGATTTTGCTCGCCACAAGCAATTTCAGATGTCGAGCATGACATTATTTTTGTGGGAGTGCTTTCTAGAGAGGACGAAGTACGCGCCATTGTAAGTGAGTACTCTAATAAGC
It contains:
- a CDS encoding glycosyltransferase family 8 protein, with amino-acid sequence MMEKMQPLNLVFCIDDKFAVHLAALMRSILSNTDSQISWHIFYAALSSANQMKLTQTSGNGNHIKFYQIEDETFSSAQISKDFSDRLSVVTYFRLLIPQILASINTKVLFLDADMIVNADVSDLFAIDLEDNAAGVVVDSLVAKGSHSQTLGLKSHSYFNAGMLLIDLPMWRSKQITETAMRMVDNGTDYKFNDQDILNITLDSNVMVLDGAWNIQQSCLEALSKESEVKIVHFNGAEKPWQHSSIHPFTHLYRKYKSETVFADVELEHYLDEHDHALIKKVQDKNIRHLYIYGAGQKGRRVARYLQHFFSDIHIEGMLDKSPKIDTFFKIPVLASDISLKNIPVIVASAAFEKEIVALLGQKKVPESNIISITDQ
- a CDS encoding glycosyltransferase, producing the protein MNNTPTVSIIVPCYNHARFLPERLRSIKEQTFTDFEVILLDDASSDDSQAIMKAFANHEARVTAIDFNVENGGCVNDQWIKGVNLAKGEFVWIAESDDISSVTFLETLLAQFKHHQDIAMAYSDSWIVNEQSKPLYRHDYTADFYNTLWKRDFVIDGATLIKDYLVFKNVIPNVSAVLFKKQHLKAALKKSTMKYCGDWMCYIRILADASVAYVHEPLNLFRAHSQSTRWHNEQSYKRALLEKRMILKEIKKMALPESGPNILKSLKTLFNNRHKFKRISKLYTRVKRELTPQDNVALYGCNDVSEYLVVDLSLFINFSVIFDSDVKKQGSTKGGVAVTKLNGNSLNNVDAVIICSFAYADEMRASLEKLAFKGAIITL
- a CDS encoding sulfotransferase family protein; the protein is MSKNQLVLVLGMHRSGTSLVTSMVESNGFFCGKHPMQPSRDNPNGYWEDDHVVDINNRLLASLGYYWFSLVWLDLPTLQQSTEYKSLRDMAVNYINELLEESNKLVLKDPRFCILLPFWFDVLSSLDLDVKVVLVKRDFISTASSLVKRDHFDFEYAAQLIYLHWSAVVAFLPESIERILVTYEDISHNELGVRHKLKDFCGVKTLINDTLFQKELEHNVGVQKIECGFCWQQDMLRNFPDSRPDKEKIASLHAYYHALNVAYFQPLHRTYIINEIKNIADSLKGKRVILYGASELTSILIGQLSETIVLSVDYAASDTVSIDKYGTRFCSPQAISDVEHDIIFVGVLSREDEVRAIVSEYSNKPIIFAEALFLQHR